From a single Brassica napus cultivar Da-Ae chromosome C9, Da-Ae, whole genome shotgun sequence genomic region:
- the LOC106365748 gene encoding serine/threonine-protein kinase GRIK2: protein MFRDNFWFARTMGCFGCFGTSSTRTRQSPEPYDDDAYSYSCDSDVTSIVRGEDEEDDEEVEQKSRSQRSEEILKYRLDNGLICRQVPVKETNELIRGEDEDGNKMINEYVRVCKIGSGSYGKVVLYRSTVDGQHYAIKAFHKSHLVRLRVAPSETAMSDVLREVMIMKILEHPNIVNLIEVIDDPETDHFYMVLEYIDGKWVYDGSGPPGALGEKTARKYLRDIVAGLMYLHAHNVIHGDIKPDNLLVTSSGTVKIGDFSVSQVFKDDDDQLRRSPGTPVFTAPECCLVSGVTYSGRAADTWAVGVTLYHMILGQYPFLADTLQDTYDKIVNNPLTIPDGLNPLLRDLIEGLLCKNPSERMTLKNVLEHPWVMEEEGHVPEYICFCKRRNSALKIEQEEEEEEANGISNISDAS from the exons ATGTTTCGTGATAATTTTTGGTTTGCCCGTACCATGGGTTGCTTTGGATGCTTTGGTACTTCCTCTACTAGAACCCGACAATCTCCAGAGCCCTACGATGATGATGCATATTCGTACTCATGTGATAGTGATGTAACTAGCATTGTGAGAGGAgaagacgaggaagatgatgaggaAGTTGAGCAGAAGAGCCGCTCTCAACGATCTGAGGAGATTTTGAAATATAGATTAGATAATGGATTAATCTGCAGGCAAGTTCCTGTCAAAGAAACTAATGAACTTATCCGTGGAGAG gatGAAGATGGTAACAAGATGATCAATGAGTATGTTCGCGTGTGTAAAATTGGATCCGGTAGCTATGGTAAAGTG GTTTTATATCGAAGCACCGTAGATGGCCAGCATTATGCTATCAAA GCGTTTCACAAGTCGCATTTAGTAAGGCTAAGGGTTGCACCTTCAGAGACTGCTATGAGTGATGTTCTTCGTGAG GTTATGATTATGAAAATTTTGGAGCATCCTAACATTGTTAATCTCATTGAGGTGATAGATGACCCAGAAACAGATCATTTTTACATGG TTCTCGAATACATTGATGGAAAATGGGTTTATGACGGCTCTGGACCGCCGGGTGCACTCGGGGAGAAAACTGCTAGAAAGTATTTGCGGGACATAGTTGCTGGCCTCATGTACCTTCATGCTCAT AATGTGATTCACGGGGACATTAAACCCGACAATCTGCTGGTTACTAGTAGTGGTACAGTGAAGATAGGAGATTTCAGTGTCAGCCAAGTATTCAAG gatgatgatgatcaactGCGTCGATCCCCGGGGACTCCGGTCTTCACTGCTCCAGAATGTTGTTTAG tGTCAGGGGTAACGTATAGTGGGAGAGCTGCGGACACATGGGCAGTGGGAGTAACTTTGTATCATATGATATTGGGACAATACCCGTTTCTTGCTGATACTCTTCAGGACACCTACGACAAG ATTGTTAACAACCCTTTGACCATCCCGGATGGATTGAATCCTCTCCTAAGAGATTTGATCGAAGGTCTCCTTTGCAAGA ATCCGAGTGAGAGAATGACACTGAAGAATGTGTTGGAGCATCCATGGGTCATGGAAGAAGAAGGGCATGTCCCTGAGTATATTTGTTTCTGCAAACGACGTAATTCTGCCTTAAAGAttgagcaagaagaagaagaagaagaagctaatggGATCTCTAACATCTCAGATGCTAGCTAA
- the LOC106365749 gene encoding F-box/kelch-repeat protein At5g60570: MAAEEHSPQRSQVSASASVIENDAQRLRLGSSDSLLPGLIDDVALNCLAWVPRTDYPSLSCVSKKYNNLIKSGHLFGLRKELGIVEYLVFMVCDPRGWLMFSPTKKKWMVLPKMPCDECFNHADKESLAVDDELLVFGRELFQFAIWKYGLRSRRWVKCEGMHRPRCLFASGSLGGIAIVAGGTDMNGNILASAELYDSSSGRWEMLPNMHSPRRLCSGFFMDGRFYVVGGMSSPNVSVTCGEEFDLETRKWRKIEGMYPNVNRAAQAPPLVVVVNNELFTLEYLTNMVKRYDKERNKWEVMGRLPPMVDSSNGWGLAFKPCGDRLLVVCGQRGSNGEGVVVNAWCPKTGARDGNLDWKVIGVKENVGVFVYNCAVMGC, translated from the coding sequence ATGGCGGCTGAGGAACATTCTCCTCAGAGAAGCCAAGTCTCTGCTTCTGCTTCTGTTATAGAGAATGATGCTCAACGCCTTCGGTTGGGATCAAGCGACTCGCTTCTCCCCGGTCTCATCGACGACGTCGCTCTAAACTGTCTCGCTTGGGTTCCAAGAACAGACTACCCTTCCCTCTCCTGCGTGAGCAAAAAGTACAACAACCTGATCAAGTCTGGTCACCTCTTTGGCCTCAGAAAGGAGCTGGGGATAGTGGAGTATCTCGTCTTCATGGTCTGCGACCCTAGAGGCTGGCTAATGTTCTCTCCCACGAAGAAAAAATGGATGGTCCTTCCCAAAATGCCCTGCGACGAGTGCTTCAACCACGCCGACAAAGAGTCTTTGGCCGTGGACGACGAGCTTCTCGTCTTCGGGAGAGAGCTGTTCCAGTTCGCTATATGGAAGTACGGTCTGAGGTCTCGGCGCTGGGTCAAATGCGAAGGGATGCACCGTCCTCGCTGCTTGTTTGCCTCCGGAAGCTTAGGAGGGATTGCGATAGTCGCCGGAGGGACTGATATGAACGGGAATATATTAGCGTCTGCTGAGCTTTACGATTCTTCTTCTGGGAGATGGGAGATGCTTCCCAACATGCATTCGCCTCGGAGACTGTGCTCAGGGTTCTTCATGGACGGGAGATTCTATGTGGTTGGAGGGATGTCGAGCCCTAATGTATCGGTTACTTGCGGAGAAGAGTTTGATCTTGAGACGAGGAAGTGGAGGAAGATCGAAGGGATGTATCCGAACGTGAACAGAGCGGCGCAGGCTCCACCTCTCGTTGTGGTGGTGAACAACGAGCTGTTCACGCTGGAGTACTTGACCAACATGGTGAAGAGGTATGATAAGGAGAGGAACAAGTGGGAAGTGATGGGAAGATTGCCGCCGATGGTGGACTCGTCTAACGGTTGGGGGTTGGCGTTTAAGCCGTGCGGTGATCGGTTGTTGGTTGTTTGTGGGCAGAGAGGGAGTAACGGTGAGGGTGTTGTTGTGAATGCTTGGTGTCCGAAGACGGGAGCTAGAGATGGGAACTTGGATTGGAAAGTGATTGGTGTTAAAGAGAATGTTGGTGTCTTTGTTTATAACTGCGCGGTGATGGGTTGTTAA